Genomic segment of Desulfovulcanus ferrireducens:
AAGTTTTATTGTCGCCGTATTAAGTTGCTAAATAACTAAATAAATTAAAAAACGCCATGTCTGCAAAAAAACTATCCAACAAGTTTAAATTAACCAAGCAAATTTTATACCGTCAATCAAACTTCACATCATCCACATCTCTCATCTTCCGCCCTCCTCACTAACCATCCCATCCCCCATCTATCAAAACTTGCCCTTTTGCCCAAAGCAAAATAAGTAGTCTTTAAATTAACACCTCAACCAAAAGGAGCGGATATGTATATAGTTACTGGTGGAGCCGGGTTTATTGGTAGTGCCTTTGTTTGGCAATTAAACCAGATGGGTATCGAACGTATTCTAATTGTTGACAACCTTGGTCGGACAGAAAAGTGGAAAAACCTGGTCAACTTAAAGTACCTAGATTATGAACATAAAGACAAATTCTTAGACCTAGTCTTAAAAAACAAGCTCCCGGCTATTACAGCCATAATCCATATGGGGGCTTGTTCATCGACTACGGAACTAGATGCAGATTATTTAATGGAAAACAATTTTCACTATACGCAAAAACTGGCCAGGTATTGTCTGGAAAACAACGCCCGTTTTATCTACGCAAGCAGTGCAGCCACTTATGGAGACGGCACGCTCGGTTTTGATGATGACCACGCTGGTCTTGCGAATTTAAAGCCTTTGAACATGTATGGCTACTCAAAACACCTTTTTGATCTCTGGGCTCAAAAAAAAGGGCTATTAGACAAAATAGTAGGCCTGAAATTCTTTAATGTCTTTGGTCCAAATGAATATCACAAAGGGGATATGAAGAGCGTTATCGCCAAGGCCTATTCCCAGATAAAGGATACCGGGAAACTCAAGCTATTTAAATCTTATCGGCCCGAATACGGTCATGGGGAGCAAAAAAGGGATTTTATCTATGTTAAGGATTGTGTGCAGGTTATGGCCTGGTTTTTGGAACATAAGGAGATAAACGGTATCTTCAACCTCGGCACAGGAAAAGCCCGCTCATGGAACGAACTGGCGCGCGCAGTGTTTGTGGCCATGCACCGAGAACCAAGTATCGAATACATTGAAATGCCCGAGAGCATAAGGGATAAATACCAATATTTCACCCAGGCCCGAATGGACAAACTGAAAGCAGCAGGCTGCCCCTGTAGTTTTATGTCTCTGGAAGAAGCTGCCAAGGACTATGTCCAAAACTATCTAAGCCAAGACGACCCGTATTTGCGTTAACTCGTCTACAAAAAGTCAGGATCTACTGCAGCCCGGCCATTATCCAGGATTGTTTTGATAAACAAAACGCTCTTTTTATCCACTGGAGCCAGGGGGAACTGCTTGTGGCAGGCATCGCACTGGCCCATGGATGGCTCTGTGGGGCCAAGCAAAGGAACATTGCGTCCGCAATAAGGACATGGATAAAGAAAAATTATCTCCAATCCCACAGGCTTAACCGGTGGTATAAACTTTTTTTCTCGCATCATTCTCTCCTGATTTCATCGCCTTTGGATGA
This window contains:
- the rfaD gene encoding ADP-glyceromanno-heptose 6-epimerase, encoding MYIVTGGAGFIGSAFVWQLNQMGIERILIVDNLGRTEKWKNLVNLKYLDYEHKDKFLDLVLKNKLPAITAIIHMGACSSTTELDADYLMENNFHYTQKLARYCLENNARFIYASSAATYGDGTLGFDDDHAGLANLKPLNMYGYSKHLFDLWAQKKGLLDKIVGLKFFNVFGPNEYHKGDMKSVIAKAYSQIKDTGKLKLFKSYRPEYGHGEQKRDFIYVKDCVQVMAWFLEHKEINGIFNLGTGKARSWNELARAVFVAMHREPSIEYIEMPESIRDKYQYFTQARMDKLKAAGCPCSFMSLEEAAKDYVQNYLSQDDPYLR